The Methylomarinum vadi genome has a window encoding:
- the cobM gene encoding precorrin-4 C(11)-methyltransferase — MAKVWFVGAGPGDPELMTVKGQRLLAQAGAVLFAGSLVNEAATLYAPAGCLIRDSKDMTLDDITAWLIEQSRQHETVVRLQTGDPCLYGALTEMVRPLDQAGIAWAVVPGVSSAFAAAAAAGETLTLPEVTQTVILSRVAGRTPMPSGEELEALAAHRSTLCLFLSITLLDKVQKALSAAGWPEHAPILVVQKASWPGQEKIVRGTLQDIRERCRAEKINSQAMIIASPALGARDWPEIQHSKLYDAGFSHRFRKATKT; from the coding sequence ATGGCTAAGGTCTGGTTTGTCGGCGCCGGCCCGGGCGACCCCGAATTGATGACCGTCAAAGGACAACGCTTATTAGCTCAAGCCGGCGCGGTGTTGTTTGCCGGTTCTTTGGTGAATGAAGCGGCCACCTTGTACGCCCCGGCCGGCTGCCTGATTCGAGACTCCAAAGACATGACGCTAGACGACATCACCGCATGGCTGATCGAGCAATCCCGCCAGCATGAAACCGTCGTCCGCTTGCAAACCGGCGATCCCTGCCTTTACGGGGCGTTGACCGAAATGGTGAGGCCGCTGGATCAGGCCGGCATCGCCTGGGCGGTAGTACCCGGCGTTTCCTCTGCCTTCGCAGCGGCGGCTGCGGCCGGGGAAACCCTGACCTTGCCGGAAGTCACTCAAACCGTGATCTTGAGCCGGGTCGCCGGGCGCACGCCAATGCCGTCCGGGGAAGAACTGGAAGCCCTGGCTGCTCATCGCAGCACCTTATGTCTTTTCCTGTCGATTACGCTGCTGGACAAGGTGCAAAAAGCCTTATCGGCCGCAGGTTGGCCGGAGCATGCCCCCATATTGGTGGTGCAAAAAGCCAGTTGGCCCGGTCAGGAAAAAATCGTTCGCGGCACTTTGCAAGACATTCGAGAGCGTTGCCGCGCCGAAAAAATCAACAGCCAGGCTATGATTATCGCCAGCCCGGCGCTCGGCGCTCGCGATTGGCCCGAGATTCAGCATTCCAAACTCTACGATGCCGGTTTTTCGCATCGCTTTCGCAAAGCCACGAAAACATGA
- a CDS encoding sirohydrochlorin chelatase: protein MNPNLQKQTVLLVGHGSREASGNQEILAFADAWRQRQPQHHVEVCFIEFADVLLDDGLDTAAQRGGQVVVVPLILNAAGHVKMEIPEHIEHARLRHPAVEFIYCRHLSACDEILTAMKRNLSKAMHALDVPDPRNTGVIVLGRGSSDRVANGEVAKIARWLYEETDHDLVDIAFTGITHPRLESVVQRQIKQEMRQIVVLPFYLFTGTLIERIRRQVERLQSQYPQVNFTLGHYLGFENEIYDLLEQRIAEATTNTQPMMMECDGCKYREFAADHGHGHHHPA from the coding sequence ATGAATCCAAACTTACAGAAACAAACCGTTTTATTGGTCGGCCACGGTTCGCGCGAAGCCTCTGGCAATCAGGAAATTCTTGCCTTCGCCGACGCATGGCGACAACGCCAACCGCAGCACCATGTCGAAGTCTGCTTCATCGAATTTGCCGACGTGCTGCTGGACGACGGCCTGGATACAGCGGCGCAACGCGGCGGCCAAGTCGTGGTCGTGCCGTTGATTCTAAACGCCGCCGGCCACGTCAAAATGGAAATCCCCGAGCATATCGAACATGCGCGTTTACGCCATCCAGCGGTCGAGTTCATCTATTGCCGGCATCTGAGTGCTTGCGACGAAATCCTGACCGCGATGAAGCGCAATCTCAGCAAAGCGATGCATGCCTTGGATGTGCCGGACCCGCGCAATACCGGCGTCATCGTGTTGGGGCGCGGTTCGTCGGACCGGGTCGCTAACGGCGAAGTCGCCAAAATAGCGCGCTGGCTGTACGAAGAAACAGATCATGATCTGGTCGATATCGCCTTTACCGGCATCACCCACCCGCGTTTGGAATCGGTGGTGCAGCGCCAGATCAAGCAAGAGATGCGGCAGATTGTGGTGTTGCCGTTTTATCTGTTCACCGGCACTTTGATCGAACGCATACGCCGCCAAGTGGAGCGGCTGCAAAGCCAGTATCCGCAGGTGAACTTTACGCTCGGTCATTATCTCGGTTTCGAGAACGAAATCTATGATTTGCTGGAGCAACGCATCGCGGAAGCCACTACCAACACCCAACCAATGATGATGGAATGCGACGGCTGCAAATACCGCGAATTCGCCGCCGATCATGGCCACGGTCATCATCACCCTGCTTGA
- the thpR gene encoding RNA 2',3'-cyclic phosphodiesterase: MKRLFFALCPNDETRDKVVKLSRAIKKDHLRKVRADNIHITLVFLGDVDANQEQTLRARAGSIIEPSMDILFDRLALWRRPGILSLTCSQPPQPLLDLVAELTRITVGCDIDVDTRPYKAHVTLARKARFKPEIEFQPLSWPADRFALMESVSTDLGVQYRIVQSWPLTVEN, encoded by the coding sequence ATGAAACGATTGTTTTTTGCCTTATGCCCGAATGATGAAACCCGGGATAAGGTAGTCAAATTGAGTCGAGCGATCAAGAAAGACCACTTGAGGAAAGTCAGGGCGGACAATATTCATATCACCCTGGTGTTTTTAGGCGATGTCGACGCCAATCAGGAGCAAACTCTCAGGGCCCGGGCGGGAAGCATCATTGAGCCCTCCATGGACATCCTGTTCGATCGGTTGGCCCTGTGGCGCAGGCCCGGCATTTTGTCGCTGACCTGTTCGCAACCTCCGCAGCCGCTGTTGGATCTTGTCGCAGAATTGACCAGAATAACCGTGGGCTGCGATATCGATGTCGATACCAGGCCATACAAGGCTCATGTGACACTGGCGCGGAAGGCCAGATTCAAACCGGAAATCGAGTTTCAGCCGCTGTCCTGGCCGGCGGATAGGTTTGCGTTGATGGAATCGGTCAGCACCGACCTCGGCGTTCAATACCGGATAGTACAGAGCTGGCCTTTAACCGTGGAAAACTGA
- a CDS encoding cobalt-precorrin-5B (C(1))-methyltransferase translates to MERKAKGTRKGYTTGACSAAAARAATLGLLTGSVPETVECELPNGQRVWFSVSDAVCDGLSAHAVVIKDAGDDPDVTDKAPLTADLRVLPEATGSVVLKGGDGVGTVTMPGLGLEVGSPAINPVPRRNIEANVRAAAGPLLRQKGLEVTISVPGGKEMAKKTLNGRLGIVGGISILGTTGIVHPYSTAAFRASVIQGIEVAVNQGQTVVVLTTGGRTEKFTMRELPELAPACFVQMGDFLKYALDTVVKCGIRHVVIGGMVGKLTKIAQGETITHANRSAVDTGLLANIAAEIGAPPAVCQEISQSEMARYASERMEELGLIDPFYRALGRRVIATLRDRYAGQFHLRILMCDFDGNKLAEVAGEL, encoded by the coding sequence GTGGAGCGTAAAGCCAAAGGCACCCGCAAAGGCTACACCACCGGCGCATGTTCCGCGGCAGCGGCGCGGGCCGCGACTTTGGGCCTATTGACCGGCAGCGTGCCGGAAACGGTCGAATGCGAATTGCCGAACGGGCAACGGGTCTGGTTTAGCGTTAGCGATGCCGTTTGCGACGGCCTATCGGCGCATGCGGTGGTGATCAAGGATGCCGGCGACGACCCGGACGTCACCGACAAGGCCCCGCTGACCGCAGACCTGCGCGTGCTTCCCGAGGCGACGGGTTCGGTGGTTTTGAAAGGCGGTGACGGCGTCGGCACGGTCACGATGCCGGGCTTGGGTTTGGAAGTCGGCAGTCCGGCGATCAACCCGGTGCCGCGCCGTAATATCGAAGCCAACGTCCGCGCCGCCGCGGGACCGTTGCTGCGGCAAAAGGGCTTGGAAGTAACCATTTCGGTGCCGGGCGGTAAAGAAATGGCGAAAAAAACCCTGAATGGCCGATTGGGCATAGTCGGCGGGATTTCCATTCTGGGCACGACCGGCATCGTGCATCCGTATTCGACGGCCGCGTTTCGGGCCAGCGTGATTCAAGGCATCGAAGTGGCCGTGAACCAGGGCCAGACTGTCGTGGTATTGACCACCGGCGGCCGCACCGAAAAGTTTACGATGCGCGAGTTGCCCGAACTGGCCCCGGCCTGCTTCGTGCAAATGGGGGATTTCCTGAAATACGCGCTGGACACCGTGGTCAAGTGCGGCATTCGTCACGTGGTGATCGGTGGCATGGTCGGCAAGCTGACCAAGATCGCCCAAGGCGAAACCATCACCCATGCCAACCGCAGCGCGGTCGATACCGGTCTGTTGGCGAACATCGCCGCAGAAATCGGCGCTCCCCCGGCCGTTTGCCAGGAAATCAGCCAATCGGAAATGGCCCGTTACGCCAGCGAGCGCATGGAAGAGTTGGGCTTGATCGATCCGTTTTACCGGGCATTGGGCCGGCGCGTCATCGCCACGTTACGCGATCGCTATGCCGGACAATTTCATTTACGCATATTGATGTGCGACTTCGATGGCAACAAGCTGGCCGAAGTCGCTGGAGAACTTTGA
- a CDS encoding CbtA family protein — translation MGLFKSLLLTAGISGIAAAILLSLMQMLWVTPLILEAETFEVGLSLASDISADAIAGHEHPDEAWQPEDGWQRTLATISSNIVMAIGFALMLTGAYCLRRPSRWTGGLSWGLGAYAVFFVAPSLGLPPELPGTESAELVARQYWWLATVCATAAGLGLLFLQNHQALKLAGALLIWLPHAIGAPQPVVAASLAPAALEAQFIQATAVSNLLFWLVLGGLSAALAIRFQPKKQNPLSPAKESAHG, via the coding sequence ATGGGCCTGTTTAAGTCTCTATTGTTGACAGCCGGCATTTCCGGAATTGCCGCGGCGATATTATTGTCCCTGATGCAAATGCTATGGGTCACGCCGTTGATCTTGGAAGCAGAGACCTTTGAAGTCGGCCTTTCGTTAGCGTCCGATATATCAGCCGACGCCATTGCCGGTCATGAACATCCTGACGAAGCCTGGCAGCCCGAGGACGGCTGGCAGCGAACGCTGGCGACCATTAGCAGCAACATCGTCATGGCCATTGGCTTCGCCCTGATGTTGACGGGCGCCTATTGCTTACGCAGGCCTTCGCGCTGGACCGGCGGCCTGTCTTGGGGCTTGGGCGCTTACGCGGTGTTTTTCGTAGCGCCAAGCTTGGGGCTGCCGCCGGAATTGCCCGGCACCGAGTCCGCCGAACTGGTCGCTCGCCAATATTGGTGGCTGGCGACAGTTTGCGCGACGGCCGCCGGCTTGGGATTGTTGTTTCTGCAAAACCATCAGGCCTTAAAGCTGGCCGGCGCCTTGTTGATATGGCTCCCGCATGCGATAGGCGCGCCGCAACCGGTCGTCGCGGCAAGTCTGGCGCCGGCGGCCTTGGAAGCGCAATTCATACAGGCGACCGCAGTCAGTAATTTGCTGTTCTGGCTGGTTTTGGGCGGTTTGTCGGCGGCGTTGGCGATTCGTTTTCAGCCGAAAAAGCAAAATCCACTTTCGCCCGCGAAGGAGAGCGCACATGGCTAA
- a CDS encoding CbtB domain-containing protein, which yields MFFQSTFSHLATALDARVIAGLSMMLFGAAMVLAVGFTPLAEVHNTTHDTRHATGFPCH from the coding sequence ATGTTTTTTCAATCCACGTTTTCCCATTTGGCTACCGCGCTCGATGCGCGCGTGATCGCCGGCCTATCCATGATGTTGTTTGGCGCAGCAATGGTGCTGGCCGTCGGTTTTACGCCGCTTGCCGAAGTGCACAATACGACCCACGACACCCGTCACGCCACCGGCTTTCCTTGCCACTGA
- a CDS encoding precorrin-8X methylmutase codes for MNNIVTEQLTDAGRRIEHDSFAIVDAEVGSHAYSIDEWQVVRRMIHATADFEFNGLTQFSPQAVTTGVQALLSGAPIVADVEMICVGLSKPRLSHFNVSTHQFIADEDIIAQAKAENSTRAVQAMRKAQGLNLLDGGIVAIGNAPTALLEVVRMVREENLRPALVIGMPVGFVSAAESKALLSEIETIPWIVIDGRKGGSTLVVAAIHALLALAEAQQAR; via the coding sequence ATGAACAATATCGTTACCGAACAACTGACCGATGCCGGTCGTCGAATCGAACACGACTCCTTTGCCATCGTCGATGCCGAAGTCGGTTCGCATGCCTATTCGATTGATGAATGGCAAGTGGTGCGGCGGATGATCCACGCCACGGCCGACTTCGAATTCAACGGTTTGACGCAGTTCTCGCCGCAGGCTGTAACCACAGGGGTGCAAGCGCTATTAAGCGGTGCGCCGATTGTGGCAGACGTGGAAATGATTTGCGTCGGTTTATCCAAGCCGCGCCTGAGTCATTTTAACGTGAGCACCCATCAGTTCATCGCCGACGAAGATATCATCGCTCAGGCCAAAGCAGAAAACAGCACCCGCGCCGTACAAGCCATGCGCAAGGCGCAAGGCTTGAATTTGCTGGATGGCGGCATCGTCGCGATCGGCAATGCGCCGACCGCGTTGCTGGAAGTGGTGCGCATGGTGCGGGAGGAAAATCTGCGGCCGGCCCTGGTCATCGGCATGCCGGTCGGTTTCGTGTCGGCCGCCGAATCCAAGGCGCTGCTCAGTGAAATCGAAACCATACCCTGGATCGTCATCGATGGCCGTAAAGGTGGTTCGACCTTAGTGGTGGCGGCCATCCATGCCTTACTGGCTTTGGCCGAAGCCCAACAAGCAAGATAG